In Pectinophora gossypiella chromosome 8, ilPecGoss1.1, whole genome shotgun sequence, the DNA window CCTATTTTCTAGAACATACTCTAACTGATACAAGTGCTGATTCCAGCTGACACCTCCTAATTGTATTTCAAGTTATGCCTATCATTTTTTAATTCGCCGAAatgttttttaacatttttttctacaaataaattttatttcaaatggaaaaagtataaaaataagtataagtaattagAACTAAGTACTACTTGTATAATAGGTATCATTATTATATTCTGTGTCATAAGTCATCTTGCAGCCaattgttgatacgaagtcgcatttgatggataatgatgaaagaaagaaagaaaaaatatttattcgacatacttattgttttaacataattaacataaaataatacagttatgaatgtatgccgaaacggttccacctcagcataatgccatagcctagactatgacgctggttttcagtgatgtgatgaaccttatgatgacaagggatcagcctgtcgCCCATAACAGTTGTCTATAATGTTAGTAATGACACaaaccctctgtcggattttacgacatgcctgagAAGACAAGCatctgaacgtgttctatattATTTTACCGCTCCCATTTCagtacgagtactaatatgatacactttgaaaccatgtcacattaacttttttgtcaaattaaatcgtaagtctcattaaatgtcaaatataatagtacgacagggttttaaagtgggtacatgatattgctcatcatgactgaccacaatctcacctgatgatacGCGATGATGTGATAgacatgcttacctagaaagtgcctattcactcttgccttatACTTACCAGGAAACAGATTGGCGGACAGACAATGCCAGATCTTAGCCGTTCGCATTAGAAATGTTACCCccattcctgcaaacacctcctaattttattttaagttatacctgtcattttcttatccaccgaaaaggaaaaggacggattattgacagttgttaattttaaaatgaatgaataacccgggcgaataaaataggcatctgctgtcaacttaattctgtcgggttattggcctatGTACAATTTTAAGAGGGTTGCTTAAGTTTCTGCCTAAGACtgacgtgttttccataaattttatgcctgtcgattacctgttcTTTTCcgtttcggcgaataagaaagtgacaggtataaaagaaaatgacaggtataacagcATCATCATTACTGTGCACATTAGGCATGTATGAGAAGACAATCGTACACATTgatgtacctaagtaggtatttactttCCTTCCTCAGAAGGAATTCGCAAATATTCCTTATCCTCACTACATTTGATTTAATGCAGTGCACGGCCTCAGTTTATCCCCCTATCCTTCAGGAAATCTAAGAACCGGGATATACCGAGTCCCATGGCGATATTTCTTCCTCACACCATGGATTTCGTCACCGTTGAATTATGACCCCCATCCGTTCTTATTTCGAATGTCTTTACTGTGACACAGAAATTGGCCCCATATCTCATGCTACGAAGTGATATGGAAATGTGAATGTGAATTTTCAGGCCTCTGTCGCGTCgtctttgataaaaataaatgtttgaagAATACTATGTTTTTGTTCCACTCAATGTTTGGGAGTTGggagaaaaaatattgttacgaTGAAGATAAAAGTTATTTTAGTTTCCGAGTATTTTAGGAAtacgtatttataataatattattatcatataacCTACATCTATACTTCtatgctaatattataaatgggaaagtatgtgtgtgtctgttcgTTTGTAGTGAGGAGATAGTTCAAGGGATGGAGAGAGACATAGGCTATTTCGTCTCTATCTAACCCCCCGCTTACTTAAAATGGGGGGGTGgagaagctaaaaattggtatgcggactatttgtgagtaacaaaaaaaatcgagcatcgttttttgttttggaaatttGCCCCCACAGTTCAAAGAGGGGgtcaaattttatatgggacttttcgcaatcttcaaggtaggaagctaaaaattggtacattagcaaAATGGGatccgtgttaccccgaatttaacgcgagcgaatccgcgggcaaaagctatttAACAACATAATTGGAGTAAGTAATACATCCATCAACACATGCAtcagcttacatggaacagattaaagaaaaggttaacgtcgtgtcttatagggaagtcaaggaattggcctttgatagactcgaatggaaaatgctacaccgacaagagcgtggctcttaaattgatgatgatgatgatgaatacatccatcacaagatgacgTACGTAAAGCTTTGTGTTAAGTATATTGTTACTATCAGCAATGCGTCTTGTTACTAgagtaaataaagtttttttttattgttatgtacCTACCAGCAAGCTCATTAATCTTACTTTGTTGGCACTCCAATAAAATCGTCGAAAACATCTATCAATGGAACGAACAGGTTTTGGAAAAGAACTAATTTAAAAGCTGGTGAAGTTAGAATGGCCGTTTGTTCGTTCAATTTGAGTTGGGCTCCACTAATGAGGTCGATCCGCACCCCGCTAATGTGATGGGGAACAGCTGCTACTCCTGGAACTCGACCGGGTTTAATTTTATTGATGTTTCTCCTCaaactctcactttgaggtcgcaggttcgaatccagcacagacctaaaccaatggttgtcgATTTGTTGTCGGtgggatcataaatggttatcacgtgctcaacggtgaaggaaaacatcgtgaggaaacccacattcccgagaaatgcattttcagaggtatgtgaccaaacctgtattgggctggttttcccttcgagagtgggaaggttagacaggcagtcgcttctgtaaaaaaccggacctgtcaaatcttcaggttaaataagcggaccctgtgaaaaatgggataatgaaTCTTCAAGCTAGAGTCAGTGCtggacttctttcgtgtgggttgtgtgcaGTGATTTGCTGTTTCAGGGAAtcttcccactttgggaatattagATTAGATAGAGAAAAAAAACCAGGAAAAAACAAAGTATCGAGATCACGCCCATAGACGTAGTACTGTCCTTGAACGTGTTAAGGGCTCTAGATGGCACGTAACCCATAGCATAGCTTCGGATCACAGAACAACGTCTGAATACTTAAATGCTAGCAGATTTTAAAATTCACAGCGTGCAAATGTAATAAAACTTTTAAACTAGGCAGACGAGACGCCTCTACAATTTATTTTAGCCTTAAACTGTCCTGGAAAGTTAGCCCTATTCTATCTAGTTGTACTTTTAAGGTGCCCTTGTCTACGTAATTCCAGATAAGGGCACCTCAAACTTGTAACCCGAACGGGTACCCACATCTTAAGCCACAAATCATAATTTTTCACTGAAGTCATACAGCCAATCAGCCTGCGATCAgctacttcaggaccccgataccgaccccggcgTGTTGGTCGATGTTTTCCCTCTTTATCGGTCGAAATTCGGTGGCATAAATATTTAGTATGTGAACTTGACGGTAGTACATAATATAGAGTTAATATTACCGTTCACCACCttggataacataacataatgttATGTCAACACAGTAATTTACGACTGAATTAGTGTTATGAAAAACTTACGCTAATAAGTACCTAGCCAAGGATTTTACTATTCTGATAACGAAGTTTATTGCTATTTTGAAAAGTCAAGTAAGTTGGTgaacggtaatatcaactctttATTGTATACTATCGTCAAGTTTAGCTAAATCATACTATTTCAGGTCGCTTCTTGTCTTTAGGTCATTTAAGACTAGagtaagacccaaagggggtgaggcggagcgttaccgttttatacctacggtcacgagcattaatatgtatacactttggtaccatgtcacattaacatttttgacaaattgaactgtaagtctcactaaatgtcaaatatgttagtgcgacagagtcctaaagtgggtacattatattgctcatgactgtacctattattatttactcTATGATATGTGCTAGTCTGTCtgactttttgtaataaataatttactctACAGTCAAGAGTAGGGGCAACTCGCTTTTGCGCGCCTCGCAGACGAAACCGCAAACCTGGTTTGCACAAGTTGATACTTTTTCATTATCGACTTTCGTATTCGCTTATATTTCACTTGAGAAACATTTGTTGCGGTTTCGGAGTTTTCAGACCCTTGTGATGTTTTGGTCCTTAAACATTCCTTTGATACAACCGAATGTACTGAAACGTGAGTCTCTCCGCAACAATTGGATCCTAAGTAGATCCTAAATAGATAATAAGTAGGCTATATTgcaaattgaggagctcggtggcgcagcagtaaacgcgctctgtctgcgattgttgaagttaagcaactttcgcaaaggccggtcataggatgggtgaccacaaaaaaaagttttcatctcgagctcctccgtgcttcggaaggcacgttaagccgttggtcccggctgcattagcagtcgttaataaccaccaatccgcactgggcccgcgtggtggtttaaggcccgttctccctatccatccatagggaaggcccgtgccccagcagcggggacgttaatgggctggtgatgatgatgattgcaccctagtcaaatgagatatattttacgaaatgtcataacgaaaattttctatttttatatggAAAAGCTAGAATAGTATAATATACTAAgctatccgttacgatgtcactaacaccctgtattagtaTAGCTTAGCTTAGTatgcgttagtgacatcgtaacgaatactgaggaatgattcagaccatgattctgagttaatatcaagtggaattttccgctaCATAcacagcggtcaaacacattaCCCTcctttttccttcaccgcagtcgggtaaaaatgcgTAAAGTGGCAGTTATAAAGCTAATCTATTGCAATAGGACATCGGAACAATAGCACTACCTACACAATTGTATTACCTCATTGTTCGTACAAAACAAGAAACGAACTATAAGTAGTTTAACTTcaaacatccatactaatattatatatgggaaagtgtgtatgtgtctatctgtttgtccgtctttcacggcaaaacggagcgacgaattgacgtgatctTTTAAGCGGAGATAGTTGAAGGAACGGAGAGTGACATAGactatattttgtctctttctaaacccccacttccctaaaatggggggtggaagtttgtatggagcattccgcagttttcaaggtaggaagctaaattgTACATCAGGAAAAGGGAactgtgttaccccgaatttaacgcgagcgaagccgcgggcataAGCTAGCTTTATTATAACTGCTTAAGTTAAACAAGTTATAAGTTACAATATTATACAGTAACATTGAAAATGatgaattaaacaaataaattaggAAACAgttaacaaaattataaattattatattatcatattatcaataaggccgccagattgtactgtatctatcatcatctgtgttaatttgttttgtatgttgtgtgcaataaagtatatttgatttgatttgatttgattatcagTTTGTCACGAATGTGACTCACTACTTGTCCAAACAACCATTTGTTTGGAACAGATGAGCGCGCTGGTTTTAAAACAATGATTAATATCATTTCAGGAAATGAAATGGAAATCTCTAAAAATTCGATAATAAGTAATTcgtttattagttattactcaGTCAAACACATTGGTAAGTCCAAAAAAAGAAGCTATCTATTAAATAAACACCCAAAGTTGAATACATTGTGCGCACCGTCGCACGCGCAAGTACACCGACCGATTTTGCGGTCATCGAGTGATTCGTCCACATTTATCACCCGACCACGGTCGAGGGCAGACGTGTAAGGTTATCAACATGAAGCTGCTActttgtttgttgttgtgtaGTGTATCGGTCACTAAAATATCTGGCGGTGCGTTCCGGACATTGCTTTATTCGGATTGGATTACATGTGAGttgagatttttttatttaccaatgaaatatacttttatGGCATACAAACAGAACTTGGACACATTTATACAACATTATAACTATCTACAGAATTCTCTctacttaggtaggtaagtaaatcaTATTTCTCCAAATTAAACATAGGTAAGCggataattaaattatacacaaaaatatatcagGCTAAAATCTAGAtattacgtaagtacctatttctaaTCATACAAAGTAATGCAACCACTCTTTAGGTGTTATGTGCAAAGTTATTTATAGTGTaggaattttgtattttatttaataaataaagtgcCGAAATACTTCGAGATTAATTACCCACTTACttagataagtaggtattattaccgtgacacttttttttatttcaaaggtTAACTGTTGTATTGTAACTAGTTTAAAGTGGTTTTTCAACAACCAACCAACGAACACCAACATCCGAACGGTATTTACATTAATTGTGTTGTTTTAAACACAAACTAAATTCAAAACCGATTGCGTATTTAGTCTAACGGTCAAAACGAACTGTAAAATTAATTGAAGTGAGATAGGTACATAGTACAGGCATCGCACAATCTTAATTTGCACAAATTCTAATTCGCACAAATTCTAATTTGCACAAATAAACAGTGTTTTGCTGTTAAGTACCATGCATTGTACAAATTATAATGTGTTGCTTGTGACAGGAACATACTTTAGGTGACTTACCATGCGtcttaacgacctccgtggtccagtggttgagcgatggactcacgatccggagtacccgggttcgaatcccggtaggggcatatcacaaaaattactttgtgatttctagtttggttaggacattacaggctgatcacctgattgtccgaaagtaagacgatccgtgcttcggaaggcacgttaagccgttggtcccggttactacttactgatgtaagtacgtagtcgttacaagagtcacgtcaggggcctttttggcggatctatagtaaccctgataccagggttaatggggttagtaatccacctcacaacccacacgatagaaaaagattattattcattatcacttatttaagagccacactcttgtcggtgtagcattctccatgctacttttttagggaaaatagggcagtggttcctCTCTGGCTTTCCGCCCCggagtactctgtctgacgcgtgtgggatggcgcccagagtagtctatttcaaagccgtactaggactcctgttctctgcctttgaatagtactgacagttactgacaattattgttatttaatgaTCATAAGGGTGCTATCAGACGGACTGCACTATTTAACCACATGCAGTTGTACGTTAGACTGCATGCAGTAGGTAGTGACTTCAACTTCACACGTGCAGCTGCAGTCGTGTATAGACGATATTAACGAGGCGTAGTCGTTACTTCAACTTCACACAGGCGGCTGCAGCCGTGTGCTGTCGATATTCACTGTATGTAGTCGTGACTTCAACTTAACACGTGCGGCTGCAGTCGTGTGTAGACGATATTAACGGGGCGTAGTCGTTACTTCAACTTCACACAGGCGGCTGCAGCCGTGTGCTGTCGATATTCACTGTATGTAGTCGTGACTTCAACTTAACACGTGCGGCTGCAGTCGTGTGTAAGTACCCGATATTAACAGTGAATACTTACTCTTTACTTCAACTACACACAGACTACACGCAGTGTGCTGTCAATATTGACTATATGTAGTCGTATCTTCAATGTCAAGCGGTCGGTTGCAGTCGTGTAGTAGACTACCTGCAGTTATTATCGACTCCAGAAGACCTCCAGAAGTTAGGCTAACGGTACGATTGTCTGTTGGCAGCCGTATTGGTacataagatttttattatacatttattatacTAACAAACAACCATTGTAACTATTTCTAGTCAACAAAGGAAGGCTGTGTCCACGAGAGCGTGTAGTTGTTACCTACTTTAGTTAACTACTTACAAttattacgtaggtacctacatagataCCATGTCATTTATTCACACTTATTAGATTACTTATTAGATTTTTCTTGAATACGTGTGGCAAAGATTCTGAATATTGCTTAGGAACCCATGGTAATGACTTATCTATTCAGtctttaacataaaataacaggGTCCATATAATACCAGCGTCATGGTTCACgtcgcgacttgtgctgagcgaGACCCTTTTATATCAGGACGtctaccaccaccttatgatcattctaatgaacatcctctatgctttttgtaattgttttgtgattttcttTATGTGATGTTATTATCTTAACCATAATAAACAATGGcttcgattcctgcagacaccgcctaattttatataaagttatatccgtcagtttcatatccgtcgaaaaggaaagggacggatgattcacagctcttaattttaggaagaatgagtaaatgaatgaataacccgagcgaatcaaaaaggtacgtcactggtatgcaatccgtttgacgtgctgtctactaactgtgtcgggttattatgtaaaatttttagacggttgctttagatttgtgcttaaaattgacgtgtgttccataaattttatgcttgtcgattacccgtccctttccttttcggcggataagaaaatgacagatataacttaaaataaaattagatggtatttacaggaaatagcatcattttatattctattctaaataaaataatcttaatGAGGGTCTttctttccaagctacgttccccaaaaagtaATATAGACGAAGCTGTTGagattaaacgtgataattacctatgttCTGGTTActcgagtacagtcatgagcaatataatgtacccactttaggactctgtcgcactaacatatttgacatttagtgagacttacggttcaatttgtcaaaaaagttaatgtggcatggtaccaaagtgtatacatattaatgctcgtgaccgtacataattattcaagaaTAACATGCTGAAGCatatacaaacataataattgttgcttgatatttggatctcattatgtatagaattatgttgcttctctACACGGCTTCTcttaattttgatcagaataataatgggtagaacttgtgttgtgcctgggtgtaataacaaggatcAGCATTTATAgccgaaaacaaagataaaagatgcataatgtctgtaaTCCATGAAATGACAAGGTTAAACAAATACATAACATTAAATCACATTTGCACCATGATCTGAGAGGTGGATACCAGGAGTCCCATGACACAGGGTCTACCTAGTTTGGGCTCCTGTCTCCCAGTGtaacatttttattgtaaaccaCACTAAACAGGgagaaaaaaaaaggaagatctttacagcgccatctatattcaacgtagcctggaaagtgcctcattacAAACGTGGCATATTACGTTAAAAAGTGCCTTCTGTATTATAAACTGTAACGTAAATCATCTTGCTAAAGATTCCCTATGGAGAAGGCATAACTATGGCTGATTTATGGACAATATTTACAAACTCTTTCGTAACGTACAAATTACTATAAGGGGGTCCACCGTGATGGCcttagaggcagccaatcagctcgcgacaccaaacacttcaggacccgatACGCGatacccgataccgaccccgccggcgtggtcaacgatttccctcattcagcgcttatcgctatcgacccactagggtcgattaattctttaaaatatttttcctctcagacgacgccctgagccgaggtccgcgcccaactgggcaccctcaggcctgttgtcttaaacgttgtaccgggtgagagccttcagcgctccccatttgtccggccaagtaattaatgccatctgcggcaaatctacaataagtcacgtcaaaaaaaatgtcaacAACAAATGTCATTGTTACCATTAGCGCAGATATGATAAATCGcttgacaaaataaaaaaagcaaagtAGTTCTCGTtgatactacttacttaataaactattatgttcttctatcgtgtgggttgtgaggtggagtaccaacgtaccaacctcatcaaccctggtgtcagggtttctaatgagccgccaaaggtccgtgacaaggctcatgtaacgactgcttacttacatcagtaagtagtaaccgggaccaatggcttaacgtgtttttcgaagcacggatcatcttactttcggacaatcaggtgaacagcatGTAATGTCGTAAGAAAACTAAAGACCAcatagtaatttttgtgatatgtccccaccggaaatcgaacccagggccttcgggtcgtaagcccaacgctcaagcactggaccacggaggtcgttactacTATTATTTTGATAGTATGGTTATTGTTGATAGTATGTTTCACCACATTCATAAAAGCTAGGTGCTACTAGCTTTATCTACAGCTaatcaaattgttatttctttcCAGGTGACCACAATCGCACTCTGGACCTCGACGTGAGCGAAGTCCAAGTATTCTTCTACGACTTCCAAAACAACTTCAACATCACCTACCAGATAGACTCGGCTGTCAATGGCATCTTCACAAATTACAACTTGGATGTCACAAGGAAACTCATCTTCTTCGTCCCAGGATACAAGTCCCACATTAGCAAGAAGACCGAAGAGCTCATAAGACAGACCTTCAGTGACGTAAAGAATACATACCTGATTATCATCGACCATTCAGCATACACCAACGCTAGAGGTGGAAAGATACAGAGTTACGAACGATCCGTATTTTACTCCTACTACATTGGTACAGCACTGGGGAAACTGCTTGCAGGATTCAGGAAGAAAGGATACCCTTCAAAGAACATTCACGCTGTTGGTCACAGTCTCGGCAGTCAGATGCTTGGATTTGCTGGAACAGAATACACCAAAGAAACCTCGGAAAAGATCTGGAGGATCACCGCTTTGGATCCAGCAGGACCTTGTTTCTCCAACAGTCTAATCGACGATCAGGTCAGATCTGGAGTTGCCGAGTACGTTGAAGTCTACCACTGCAGTTCAGGGGGTTTGGGAACCGAAAGCGTTCTAGCTGATACCGATTTCTTCATCAACAGAGGCAGGAAGCAACCTCCTTGCCACCAAGGCCTTATTCCTGGCTTTGGCGAGTCAGGCGCTGACAAATGCAGCCATAAGAAGTGCGTGGAGTATTGGGCTAAGACTGTTCATCAACCATCTTGGTATTTGGCCTGGGCTTGTGATTCCTACGACCTGTTTTCCGCTGGTAAATGCTCTGCAAACCAGATGACGATAGCTGGTTATTCGAATCCTGGGAATGCGACAGGAGTGTTTTATGTGTCGACAGAAACTTATGGACTTCTGTGATAAATTATGGATAAAGTGTGTAATGGATTCCGGAATGAATCAGCCGTGAACTTCGTGAAGTGAGGTCGACGAGTCAAGGGCAATAACGAAAGGCCATGCGTAGGATGCGAATGTTAATTGGCTAATCGTTGCTCCAATTGTGTTTGTGATTACCGCAAGTTGTTCGCAGTGTTCGAAAAAACTGATTatgatttaagtattttattaaaacgtaAGATTTACCAGCACGGTACCTCGTATTTAACTTAAAGtcaaatatatacagggtgtcccaTAATGACCGCATCATATTTAAGGGTCTGATTGCTTAGGTAATAAGCatcaagaaaattaaaatttagcCTTAGTAAAAATCTAATAGTTTTCGAGATATTTGACCTTGAAGGAAATTTCGAGAAATCGACACCTTGGGTCGGTTTTTACGCCGCCATTTCCccaaatttgaatatttttttttattttttttatgaacacttgtgaatagttgttttataaaacCTATTAAAATACGTGGTTAAATATTAGGGTTGTCGCattataaattttctttttcatttattttccttgagattttttttttcgttcaaCTCTTGACCTGCAgtggtgaaaaaaaatgtattgaacTTCAGTGGTCAACCATTTCAAAAGATTGCACAATTAATGCAAATTCTAATATGGTAAAATACTTGGCGAATTTGGACTCTAACAAGTTTTTTTGCAATTTTATCTTTAGAAAGGGACTTTTTCACCAAAATTACAACTttccttattttaagttaattgttattaagtaagtattttgatTATGAGTAAAATTTTTCAACATTTCTGCAAGCCGGTAAGTCATTTTTACCCTTAGAAAttgtatagaaataaaaaaaaactgatttgaaaattaaattttttattttaaaaagtgctCAAATTGCGCCCCTCTCTGCGATATACACAAACGGCATCTTTTTAAAAATGATCTCTTTAATGTTCTCAAACTTATTGCTGATATTTCTCGTACTACCGTATT includes these proteins:
- the LOC126369257 gene encoding phospholipase A1-like produces the protein MKLLLCLLLCSVSVTKISGGAFRTLLYSDWITCDHNRTLDLDVSEVQVFFYDFQNNFNITYQIDSAVNGIFTNYNLDVTRKLIFFVPGYKSHISKKTEELIRQTFSDVKNTYLIIIDHSAYTNARGGKIQSYERSVFYSYYIGTALGKLLAGFRKKGYPSKNIHAVGHSLGSQMLGFAGTEYTKETSEKIWRITALDPAGPCFSNSLIDDQVRSGVAEYVEVYHCSSGGLGTESVLADTDFFINRGRKQPPCHQGLIPGFGESGADKCSHKKCVEYWAKTVHQPSWYLAWACDSYDLFSAGKCSANQMTIAGYSNPGNATGVFYVSTETYGLL